From the Pongo pygmaeus isolate AG05252 chromosome X, NHGRI_mPonPyg2-v2.0_pri, whole genome shotgun sequence genome, one window contains:
- the PAGE5 gene encoding P antigen family member 5 isoform X1, whose product MQAPWAGNRGWAGTREEVRNMSEHVTRSQSSERGNDQESSQPVGPVIVQEPTEEKRQEEEPPTDNQGIAPSGEIKNEGAPAVQGPDLEAFQQEFALLKIEDAPGDGPDVREGTLPTFDPTKVLEEGEGKL is encoded by the exons ATGCAGGCGCCATGGGCCGGTAATCGTGGCTGGGCTGGAACGAGGGAGGAAG tgaGAAATATGAGTGAGCATGTAACAAGATCCCAATCCTCAGAAAGAGGAAATGACCAAGAGTCTTCCCAGCCAGTTGGACCTGTGATT GTCCAGGAGCCCACTGAGGAAAAACGTCAAGAAGAGGAACCACCAACTGATAATCAGGGTATTGCACCTAGTGGAGAGATCAAAAATGAAGGAGCACCTGCTGTTCAAG GGCCTGATTTGGAAGCTTTTCAACAGGAATTCGCTCTGCTTAAGATAGAGGATGCACCTGGAGATGGTCCTGATGTCAGGGAGGGGACTCTGCCCACTTTTGATCCCACTAAAGTGCTGGAAGAAG gtGAAGGGAAACTATAG
- the PAGE5 gene encoding P antigen family member 5 isoform X2, whose translation MSEHVTRSQSSERGNDQESSQPVGPVIVQEPTEEKRQEEEPPTDNQGIAPSGEIKNEGAPAVQGPDLEAFQQEFALLKIEDAPGDGPDVREGTLPTFDPTKVLEEGEGKL comes from the exons ATGAGTGAGCATGTAACAAGATCCCAATCCTCAGAAAGAGGAAATGACCAAGAGTCTTCCCAGCCAGTTGGACCTGTGATT GTCCAGGAGCCCACTGAGGAAAAACGTCAAGAAGAGGAACCACCAACTGATAATCAGGGTATTGCACCTAGTGGAGAGATCAAAAATGAAGGAGCACCTGCTGTTCAAG GGCCTGATTTGGAAGCTTTTCAACAGGAATTCGCTCTGCTTAAGATAGAGGATGCACCTGGAGATGGTCCTGATGTCAGGGAGGGGACTCTGCCCACTTTTGATCCCACTAAAGTGCTGGAAGAAG gtGAAGGGAAACTATAG